In Planctomycetia bacterium, one DNA window encodes the following:
- a CDS encoding LL-diaminopimelate aminotransferase, with amino-acid sequence MPFQRASRLDQLPPYLFIEIDRKKRAAIAAGKDVIDFGVGDPDRPTPTFIIDRMARTIYDPKNHRYPYDAGFPEFKNAAAAWFKSRFGVNLDPAVDILALIGSKEGLGHLPLAVLNPGDVALVPTPAYPVYHAATIFAGGVPHLMPLTESRGFLPDLDAIPADVFAKTKLMFVNYPNNPTGAVAPLSFYVRAVALARKHDFLICSDAPYSETFFDPADRPPSILQVPGAKDVCIEMHSLSKTFNMTGWRIAFAAGNPDVLAALAKVKGNMDSGAFGAIQQAGATALEQIDRPEVSAIRETYKARRDALVPALNRAGFKVDLPRATFFVWAKCPAGLDSMGCASRLLEEAAIVAIPGVGFGPAGEGFVRFALTVEVDRIQAAGRRLAEMTW; translated from the coding sequence ATGCCCTTTCAACGCGCCAGCCGACTCGACCAGCTTCCCCCTTATCTCTTCATCGAGATCGACCGCAAGAAACGCGCCGCCATCGCCGCCGGCAAGGACGTGATCGACTTCGGCGTCGGCGACCCCGACCGCCCCACGCCGACGTTCATCATCGACCGCATGGCCAGGACGATCTACGACCCGAAGAACCACCGATACCCCTACGACGCGGGTTTTCCTGAATTCAAGAACGCGGCCGCCGCCTGGTTCAAATCGCGATTCGGCGTCAACCTCGACCCGGCTGTCGATATCCTCGCGCTCATCGGCAGCAAGGAGGGCTTGGGCCATCTGCCGCTGGCCGTGCTCAACCCCGGCGATGTCGCGCTCGTGCCCACGCCGGCCTACCCCGTCTACCACGCCGCGACGATCTTCGCCGGCGGCGTGCCGCACCTGATGCCGCTGACCGAATCGCGCGGGTTCCTTCCCGATCTCGACGCGATCCCCGCCGACGTATTCGCGAAGACAAAACTGATGTTCGTGAATTATCCAAACAACCCGACCGGAGCCGTCGCGCCGCTTTCGTTCTATGTACGGGCCGTCGCGCTGGCGCGCAAGCATGACTTTCTCATCTGCTCCGACGCGCCGTACAGCGAAACGTTTTTTGACCCCGCGGATCGTCCGCCGTCGATCCTGCAAGTGCCAGGCGCGAAAGATGTCTGCATCGAGATGCACTCGTTGAGCAAAACGTTCAACATGACCGGTTGGCGAATTGCCTTCGCCGCGGGCAATCCTGACGTGCTGGCGGCCCTGGCGAAGGTCAAGGGCAACATGGACAGCGGCGCGTTCGGCGCGATTCAACAGGCCGGCGCGACCGCGCTGGAGCAGATCGACCGGCCGGAGGTGAGCGCGATCCGCGAGACGTACAAGGCGCGGCGCGATGCACTGGTGCCGGCGCTGAATCGCGCGGGGTTCAAAGTGGACCTGCCGCGGGCGACGTTTTTCGTCTGGGCGAAATGCCCGGCAGGCCTTGATTCGATGGGCTGCGCGTCGCGGCTGCTGGAGGAGGCGGCGATCGTCGCGATTCCTGGCGTCGGCTTTGGCCCGGCCGGAGAGGGGTTCGTACGGTTCGCGCTCACGGTGGAAGTGGATCGGATTCAGGCGGCGGGACGGCGGCTGGCGGAGATGACGTGGTGA
- a CDS encoding O-antigen ligase family protein has protein sequence MFQHPPEPAEANAAIRQTPFVDHLQIGILAGAAILVPLAFHPRSTEPFLFYKAWLLGGLGLAAATLGLSTRWLDRATWNGWPEGRLILLLLLWAGLSSLWAGNTYFTWLELPLLAAPASLCIAARTVLTTPRRRRALFTCAAVAGVIVACAAVVEVLGYPIIFREHGKILALFGYQNLFAQHLMITVGFTIGIMLLSGSRFVRGLLTLAVAVQLVALVMTMCRSAWLGLLIGWLVVVILILRAGLPGRASIRRMWPLAVTGMAAVVLTFVAVAIWGASSTSYGPELLQLRLWGLVSRGTSGRLPIWSATWDMIKESPIHGMGFGNFALEYPRFVADNIEFVRYAHNDYLQWTAELGVVGLVLLLALLAAALKRSGRLMVSRDHATRVVEMVAMAVLVGVVVDAIFSYGFYQPVPLMYLFMTIGMVRALEDEPARPSSRAALHPAGLFFAVALAALGAKFLCKNWASKDAHDTAIVARAKGDFDAALDMLERWQTLALDDPRPFYFDGVLSYEARRWDRSEKALTKAAHMSPHIWQIHHYLAMVLYRNDDLDAAERHIEKAMALCKSVREVHITAELIRQRRAELFPQRKH, from the coding sequence GTGTTTCAACACCCACCCGAACCGGCGGAAGCGAACGCGGCGATCAGACAGACGCCTTTTGTAGATCATCTTCAAATTGGCATTCTGGCGGGTGCGGCGATTCTGGTGCCGTTGGCGTTTCACCCTCGCTCTACCGAACCGTTCTTGTTCTACAAGGCGTGGCTGCTGGGTGGGCTGGGCCTGGCCGCGGCTACGTTGGGACTGTCCACTCGCTGGCTCGACCGCGCAACGTGGAACGGCTGGCCCGAAGGCCGGCTGATCTTGCTGTTGCTCTTGTGGGCAGGGCTCTCGTCGCTTTGGGCGGGCAACACATACTTCACTTGGCTGGAACTGCCCTTGCTTGCCGCGCCGGCGTCGCTGTGCATCGCCGCCCGAACTGTTCTCACCACCCCGCGCCGGCGCCGCGCACTATTCACTTGCGCGGCGGTTGCCGGTGTGATCGTAGCCTGCGCGGCCGTTGTCGAGGTGCTGGGATATCCGATCATATTCCGCGAGCATGGAAAGATTCTGGCGCTCTTCGGCTATCAAAACCTTTTTGCCCAGCATCTCATGATCACGGTGGGCTTCACCATTGGGATCATGCTCTTGTCCGGCAGCCGATTCGTCAGGGGTCTGCTCACGCTGGCCGTCGCGGTCCAATTGGTCGCATTGGTAATGACCATGTGCCGCAGCGCCTGGCTGGGGCTGCTGATCGGCTGGCTGGTTGTGGTCATTTTGATCCTTCGCGCCGGCCTGCCAGGCCGGGCGTCCATCCGCCGGATGTGGCCGCTGGCTGTCACCGGGATGGCCGCCGTAGTTTTGACGTTTGTCGCGGTGGCGATTTGGGGGGCGTCCAGCACGAGCTACGGGCCGGAACTGCTTCAACTTCGGCTGTGGGGGTTGGTTTCGCGGGGCACATCGGGCCGGCTCCCGATCTGGTCGGCGACATGGGACATGATCAAAGAATCGCCAATACACGGAATGGGGTTCGGTAACTTTGCCCTGGAATACCCGCGCTTCGTCGCGGACAACATCGAATTCGTGCGCTATGCACACAATGACTACTTGCAGTGGACGGCAGAACTCGGCGTTGTCGGCCTGGTGCTCTTGTTGGCGCTCCTCGCGGCCGCCCTAAAGCGAAGCGGGCGCCTGATGGTGTCGCGCGATCACGCTACGCGAGTCGTCGAGATGGTCGCAATGGCCGTCCTCGTCGGCGTGGTCGTGGACGCGATCTTCAGCTACGGCTTCTATCAGCCCGTGCCGCTGATGTACCTGTTCATGACGATCGGCATGGTGCGGGCATTGGAGGACGAACCGGCGAGGCCCTCCTCCCGCGCAGCGTTGCACCCAGCGGGGTTGTTTTTCGCTGTGGCCCTTGCGGCACTCGGCGCGAAGTTCTTGTGCAAGAACTGGGCATCGAAAGATGCCCACGACACGGCGATCGTTGCCAGGGCGAAGGGTGACTTCGATGCTGCGCTGGACATGTTGGAGCGATGGCAGACCCTCGCGCTGGATGATCCCAGGCCCTTTTACTTCGACGGAGTACTATCCTACGAGGCGCGCCGATGGGACCGGTCAGAAAAAGCACTGACGAAGGCGGCCCACATGTCGCCGCACATCTGGCAAATCCATCATTACCTGGCGATGGTCCTTTATCGCAATGACGACCTAGACGCAGCCGAACGACACATTGAGAAGGCGATGGCCCTGTGCAAGAGCGTCCGCGAGGTCCATATCACCGCTGAACTCATCCGACAGCGGCGGGCAGAGCTTTTCCCTCAAAGAAAACACTGA
- a CDS encoding M48 family metallopeptidase — translation MTQKAQTAPETHEIRFGSERILCSLVRSSLSRLRLEVAPTLLVTIRAPAHCSTPQALAWARRRANWILQQQDYFREFLPRPRAKQYVNGESFRYLGRQYRLKIGEGKPQHVAIRDGFLRVTALDRQDAPGVKRLIEEWYRRRSLDVFEGRLDMCFRTAKLHGIPRPNLKRRRMLRRWGSCRVGKAILLNTYLVMAPVHCIDYVIMHELCHLKVSNHGASFCRLLGQLMPDWKIRKTRLERIAVL, via the coding sequence ATGACTCAAAAAGCACAAACCGCGCCCGAGACACACGAAATCCGTTTCGGGAGTGAGCGGATTTTGTGCAGCCTCGTGCGGTCGTCTTTGTCCCGGCTCCGACTTGAGGTTGCGCCGACGCTTCTTGTGACAATCCGGGCACCGGCTCACTGCTCGACACCTCAAGCTCTCGCCTGGGCCAGGCGCCGCGCAAATTGGATACTTCAGCAGCAGGACTACTTTCGTGAGTTTCTCCCAAGACCAAGAGCCAAGCAATACGTCAACGGAGAGTCTTTCCGCTACCTCGGCAGGCAGTACCGACTAAAAATCGGTGAAGGCAAACCGCAACACGTTGCTATCAGGGATGGGTTCTTACGTGTGACGGCGTTGGACCGCCAGGATGCCCCTGGCGTGAAGCGACTTATCGAGGAATGGTATCGCCGGAGAAGTCTTGACGTGTTTGAAGGGCGACTCGATATGTGTTTTCGGACTGCCAAGTTACATGGCATACCGAGGCCAAATCTGAAGCGCCGGCGCATGCTTAGGCGGTGGGGAAGTTGCAGAGTCGGGAAGGCGATTCTCCTCAACACCTACCTTGTTATGGCTCCCGTTCACTGTATCGACTACGTGATCATGCATGAGCTTTGTCACCTGAAGGTGTCAAACCACGGCGCGTCGTTCTGCCGGTTGCTTGGCCAGCTCATGCCGGATTGGAAGATTCGGAAAACGCGACTTGAACGCATTGCGGTGTTGTGA
- a CDS encoding tetratricopeptide repeat protein, with translation MSAIVWALATASLAQDTLWETYINEAGAAEQHAQYDKALRLYKLALEEAEKFGPTDQRLATSLNNLAELYRTQGDYARAEPLHKRSLAILEKALGPDHPDVATSLENYAALLRATKREAEAKEFEKRAAAIRAKRR, from the coding sequence ATGTCGGCGATTGTGTGGGCCCTTGCGACCGCCTCTCTCGCGCAGGACACGCTGTGGGAGACCTACATAAATGAGGCTGGCGCGGCGGAACAACATGCGCAGTACGACAAGGCGCTCCGACTCTATAAGCTCGCCCTTGAAGAAGCGGAGAAGTTCGGCCCCACCGATCAGCGGCTGGCGACCAGCCTGAACAACCTGGCGGAGCTGTACCGCACCCAGGGCGACTACGCCAGGGCCGAGCCGCTGCACAAGCGCTCGCTGGCGATCCTGGAGAAGGCCCTCGGCCCCGACCACCCCGACGTGGCGACCAGCCTGGAAAACTACGCCGCGCTGCTTCGAGCGACGAAGAGAGAGGCCGAAGCGAAGGAGTTCGAGAAACGCGCCGCGGCCATCCGCGCGAAAAGACGATAG
- a CDS encoding type I restriction endonuclease subunit R — protein MREPPLMLEDHISQIPALQLLQNLGWQYLTPAEALRLRGGRVAGVILEGILEGQLRRMNRIRFKGEEHPFSEGNIHSAVQALKDVLYDGLVRTSEKVYDLLCLGKALQQSIDGDLKSFTLQYIDWEHPERNVFHVTEEFAVERAGSRETYRPDIVLFVNGIPISVIECKKANLGPGKDPIKEAISQHLRNQKDDGIPRLFTYSQLLLAVSHNDAKYGTIGTPAKFWAFWKERGDYEETIRALINRPLSSAQKEQLFGDRFAYVRQYFDAMEADGGRQATTQDRAIWALCRPQRLLELGHRFILYDAGEKKIARYQQYFCVRKIMDRIRKLEDGKRPGGVVWHTQGSGKSLTMVMLAKAIAFESQAEGAHLHDYRIVLVTDRVDLDDQLYKTFRHCGVELEQANTGAHLVDMLRAGKHRVVATIIDKFEAAVGKQNLRIDDASIFVLVDEGHRTQYGPRHAKMRRVMPNACYIGFTGTPVMKSDRNTVTKFGGLIDTYTITDAVEDQAVVPLKYEGRHVSQTVDEEQIDHWFEIITRNLTKEQRTDLKKRFTTTDQLNKAEQKVKRIAFDVSMHFRDNFQGRTPFKGQLVTQDKATALLYKKYLNEFGMVTSEVLISGPDDREGETDVYEENSEPVIRFWKAMMEKYGTEKEYNRQLIGAFKHGDAPEIIIVVDKLLTGFDAPRNTVLYLTRNLKDHTLLQAIARVNRLHDGKDLGYILDYRGVLENLDKALDLYGHLPDFDKDDLEGILTDVREIIATLPQTHSVLWDCFRDVCNSRDAEAYERLLADDALRVRFYERFTDFARTLAVAMSTVAFIEETPQWKIDEYIRDLKFFKDLRQAVRRRYAETVDFSEYEPRIQKLIDTHVGTGEVEQVVGPIDLFDRKQRDEAIERPQSDASKADMIAHNTMRVIEQKWEEDPAFYKRFSEMLRDAIEAFRAERIRVAEFLNRTRHIMDCVVTHSGDEAPSALSNSSTAKAYYGCIKDVFDRIGGEYNRTVECAEAANEIDRIILSRRIVNWTANPDQQNRMRQDVEDFLFELKERSGIPLTFDDIDGIIENCLSIARRQSAS, from the coding sequence ATGCGAGAACCGCCACTGATGCTTGAAGATCACATCTCTCAGATTCCGGCGCTGCAATTGCTCCAGAACCTGGGATGGCAATACCTCACCCCGGCTGAGGCCCTGCGCCTGCGCGGCGGCCGAGTGGCCGGCGTGATTCTCGAGGGCATACTGGAAGGCCAGCTTCGGCGGATGAACCGAATCCGCTTCAAAGGCGAGGAGCATCCTTTTTCCGAAGGGAACATCCACTCTGCGGTGCAGGCGCTTAAAGATGTATTGTATGACGGGCTCGTTCGAACCAGTGAAAAGGTGTACGACCTATTGTGTCTGGGTAAGGCGCTGCAACAATCGATTGACGGCGACCTGAAGAGCTTCACGCTTCAGTACATCGACTGGGAACACCCCGAACGGAACGTTTTTCACGTCACGGAGGAATTCGCGGTCGAGCGCGCGGGGAGCCGGGAAACCTACCGGCCGGACATTGTCCTGTTCGTCAACGGAATCCCTATCTCGGTGATCGAGTGCAAAAAGGCAAACCTGGGGCCGGGCAAGGACCCCATCAAGGAGGCAATTAGCCAACATTTGCGCAATCAGAAGGACGACGGAATTCCTCGGCTCTTCACGTACTCTCAGCTTCTGTTGGCAGTATCGCACAATGACGCCAAGTACGGCACGATCGGAACACCAGCGAAGTTTTGGGCGTTCTGGAAGGAACGTGGAGACTACGAGGAAACGATCCGGGCCTTGATCAACCGGCCACTCTCCAGTGCGCAGAAGGAACAGCTATTTGGTGACCGGTTCGCATACGTGCGCCAGTACTTCGACGCGATGGAAGCCGATGGCGGACGCCAGGCAACCACGCAGGACCGAGCAATCTGGGCGCTGTGCCGGCCACAACGCCTGCTAGAGCTTGGCCATCGATTCATCTTGTACGACGCCGGCGAGAAGAAAATCGCCCGTTATCAACAGTACTTCTGCGTTCGAAAAATCATGGATCGCATCCGGAAGTTGGAAGATGGGAAACGGCCAGGGGGCGTGGTTTGGCACACCCAGGGCAGCGGCAAGAGCCTGACGATGGTAATGCTCGCAAAGGCAATCGCCTTCGAGTCGCAGGCTGAAGGCGCTCACCTCCACGATTACCGAATCGTCCTGGTTACGGACCGCGTTGATCTTGATGATCAGCTCTACAAGACGTTTCGACACTGCGGCGTTGAACTGGAACAGGCGAACACAGGTGCCCACCTGGTTGACATGCTTCGGGCCGGGAAGCACCGCGTCGTAGCAACGATTATCGACAAGTTTGAGGCGGCCGTTGGGAAGCAGAATTTGCGAATTGACGATGCGAGTATCTTTGTTTTGGTCGATGAAGGTCACCGAACGCAGTACGGCCCACGTCACGCCAAGATGCGTCGTGTGATGCCAAACGCCTGCTACATTGGCTTCACCGGCACACCGGTGATGAAGAGTGATCGTAATACCGTGACCAAATTCGGGGGACTGATCGATACCTACACAATCACCGACGCCGTCGAGGATCAGGCCGTCGTCCCGCTCAAATATGAAGGGCGGCACGTTTCGCAGACCGTCGACGAGGAGCAAATTGACCATTGGTTTGAGATCATTACCCGCAACCTAACCAAGGAACAGCGGACAGACCTGAAAAAGCGATTCACGACGACCGATCAGCTCAACAAGGCCGAGCAAAAGGTGAAGCGCATCGCATTCGACGTGAGCATGCACTTCCGAGATAACTTCCAGGGCCGGACGCCGTTCAAAGGACAGCTTGTCACTCAAGACAAGGCGACCGCCCTGCTTTACAAGAAGTACCTTAATGAATTCGGCATGGTCACGTCCGAAGTATTGATCTCCGGACCCGACGACCGGGAAGGAGAAACCGATGTCTACGAGGAGAATTCAGAGCCCGTGATTCGCTTTTGGAAAGCGATGATGGAAAAGTACGGCACAGAGAAGGAGTACAACCGCCAACTCATCGGCGCGTTCAAGCATGGCGACGCGCCCGAGATTATCATCGTTGTCGACAAGCTACTTACGGGATTCGACGCGCCACGCAATACTGTGCTCTACCTGACCAGAAACCTGAAGGACCACACACTCCTGCAGGCAATCGCTCGAGTCAATCGGCTGCACGACGGCAAAGACCTCGGTTACATCCTTGACTACCGTGGCGTGCTGGAGAATCTGGACAAGGCGCTGGACCTCTATGGTCATCTGCCCGACTTTGACAAGGATGATCTTGAGGGGATTCTGACCGATGTCCGGGAAATCATCGCCACGCTTCCGCAAACACATTCGGTTCTCTGGGACTGCTTCCGCGATGTTTGCAATTCGCGCGACGCGGAGGCATACGAACGTCTCCTGGCCGACGATGCGCTTCGTGTGCGTTTCTATGAGCGATTCACCGACTTTGCGCGGACTCTGGCTGTCGCTATGTCGACAGTGGCATTCATCGAAGAGACGCCGCAGTGGAAAATCGACGAGTACATTCGAGATCTCAAGTTTTTCAAGGATCTGCGTCAAGCCGTGAGGCGACGTTACGCGGAGACGGTTGATTTTTCTGAATACGAACCTCGAATCCAGAAACTGATCGACACGCACGTTGGCACGGGCGAAGTGGAGCAAGTTGTAGGGCCTATTGATCTCTTCGACAGAAAACAGCGGGATGAAGCGATCGAGCGTCCGCAAAGCGACGCCTCGAAGGCTGACATGATCGCTCATAACACGATGCGCGTCATCGAGCAGAAGTGGGAAGAGGATCCGGCGTTTTACAAGCGGTTTTCTGAAATGCTCCGCGATGCGATTGAGGCCTTTCGAGCCGAGCGGATTCGGGTAGCGGAATTCCTAAACCGCACACGGCACATCATGGACTGCGTGGTCACACATTCCGGAGATGAGGCACCCTCGGCGCTCTCCAATTCGAGCACGGCGAAGGCATACTACGGGTGCATTAAGGACGTATTCGATCGCATCGGGGGCGAATACAATCGCACCGTGGAATGCGCAGAGGCGGCAAATGAGATCGATCGCATTATCCTGAGTCGCCGAATCGTGAACTGGACAGCCAATCCCGATCAGCAGAATCGAATGCGGCAGGACGTTGAGGACTTTCTGTTTGAATTGAAAGAGAGATCTGGGATTCCGCTGACGTTCGATGACATTGACGGCATCATCGAGAACTGTCTCAGCATTGCACGGAGACAAAGTGCATCATGA
- a CDS encoding thrombospondin type 3 repeat-containing protein: MTRSRFSFGSAFGLVAVVIPLWLCTNVHARGADCNNNGIPDDVDIRRGSIVAWGGNWAGQTNVPAPNSGFVAIAALGDHSMGLKADGSIAAWGYNGGGQTNVPAPNSGFVAIAAGGGHSLGLKADGSIVAWGNNDNGQTNVPAPNSGFVAIAAGGGHSLGLKADGSIVAWGYNGDGQTNVPAPNSGFEAIAAGIYHSLGLKADGSIAAWGYQTNVPAPNSGFVAIAAGGFHSMGLKADGSIVAWGYNGDGQTNVPAPNSGFVAIAGGIYHSLGLKADGSIAAWGYNGDGQTNVPAPNSGFVAIAAGGLHSMAIRTENDCNWNGVPDDCESDTDADGIIDDCDNCPFDFNPDQIDSDGDGVGNDCDGCPFDPNKTEPLFCGCGNPETDTDRDGVPDCVDNCIFVGNPDQTDTDGDGFGDACDACPDDPTCHCRIVVDHGGGGDFTTIQAAIANVQTVNQCEIIVMPGIYVENIDFLGKNIVVRSSDPLDPLVVAATVIDGNQSGSVVTFQRGEKRQAVLSGLTIRNGQSAGGGGVFCAYSAQPTITRCVVEDNLAAGPWPARDGGGMLFGGYTAYTAYSAYTTFFNPLVADCIIRRNEAANAGGGIAAVASYAFQITPEATIQLDVESCEIYENVANGEGGGGLAAYGYGSLHAVLKVNNSDIHNNTAGFYGGGLIAFTSYTSYITNSTIRSNSASAGGGARIGNTVIENCVISGNSAYEGGGADGSSNSTIRNSQVTENTAIYTGGGLSQFDRVETCEITNNVANQHGGGIARSNGLILGNVLYGNLAQEAGGALFDCNGLILRNDIRENQAWEGAGLFSCDGDIRNNLVVGNAAGLAGGGFRACAGFIRQNTIMDNWAGFAGGGIAGSFAQLNGNILWGNVSMLLGPQLYFSSTPSYSIIQNHNGSGVGNLALNPLVDANYRLTSKSPGIDAGDPAYVPLEDELDIDGDARVFNDRVDIGVDEFTGVPCVPGDFNGDGLVTMDDLPGMVAALCAPAAMDCMPGDMNHDELVNGLDIQFFVDCILMK, translated from the coding sequence GTGACGCGATCACGCTTTTCCTTCGGATCGGCCTTCGGTCTTGTTGCAGTTGTGATTCCACTGTGGCTCTGCACAAACGTTCATGCGAGGGGCGCGGATTGCAACAACAACGGCATACCCGACGACGTGGACATTCGTCGCGGCTCGATCGTGGCGTGGGGAGGCAACTGGGCCGGCCAGACCAACGTGCCTGCGCCCAACAGCGGCTTCGTAGCCATCGCGGCCCTCGGCGACCACAGCATGGGTCTGAAGGCCGACGGCTCGATCGCGGCGTGGGGATACAACGGCGGCGGCCAGACCAACGTGCCTGCGCCCAACAGCGGCTTCGTAGCCATTGCAGCTGGTGGGGGCCACAGTCTGGGTCTGAAGGCCGACGGCTCGATCGTGGCGTGGGGAAACAACGACAACGGCCAGACCAACGTGCCTGCGCCCAACAGCGGCTTCGTAGCCATTGCAGCTGGTGGGGGCCACAGTCTGGGTCTGAAGGCCGACGGCTCGATCGTGGCGTGGGGATACAACGGCGACGGCCAGACCAACGTGCCTGCGCCCAACAGTGGCTTCGAAGCCATCGCGGCTGGCATCTACCACAGTCTGGGTCTAAAGGCCGACGGCTCGATCGCGGCGTGGGGATACCAGACCAACGTGCCTGCGCCCAACAGCGGCTTCGTAGCCATTGCGGCCGGCGGCTTCCACAGCATGGGTCTGAAGGCCGACGGCTCGATCGTGGCGTGGGGATACAACGGCGACGGCCAGACCAACGTGCCTGCGCCCAACAGTGGCTTCGTAGCCATCGCGGGTGGCATCTACCACAGTCTGGGTCTAAAGGCCGACGGCTCGATCGCGGCGTGGGGATACAACGGCGACGGTCAGACCAACGTGCCTGCTCCCAACAGCGGCTTCGTAGCCATCGCGGCCGGCGGCCTGCACAGCATGGCCATAAGAACGGAAAACGACTGCAACTGGAATGGCGTCCCCGACGACTGTGAGAGCGACACCGACGCCGACGGCATCATCGACGACTGCGATAACTGCCCGTTCGACTTTAACCCCGACCAGATCGACTCGGATGGCGACGGCGTTGGTAACGACTGCGACGGCTGTCCCTTCGACCCCAACAAGACCGAGCCACTCTTCTGCGGTTGCGGCAACCCGGAGACCGACACCGACAGGGATGGCGTGCCCGACTGCGTGGATAACTGCATCTTCGTTGGCAATCCCGACCAGACTGACACCGATGGTGACGGATTCGGCGACGCGTGCGACGCCTGCCCCGATGATCCGACGTGCCACTGCCGGATCGTGGTCGATCACGGCGGTGGCGGCGATTTCACCACCATTCAAGCAGCCATCGCCAACGTGCAAACGGTCAATCAATGCGAGATCATCGTGATGCCCGGTATTTACGTGGAGAATATCGACTTTTTGGGGAAGAACATTGTCGTGCGTTCGTCTGACCCGCTGGACCCGCTGGTGGTGGCCGCCACGGTGATCGATGGCAACCAGTCTGGTTCGGTCGTGACCTTCCAGCGCGGCGAGAAGCGCCAAGCTGTGCTGTCGGGGTTGACGATTCGCAATGGACAATCTGCTGGAGGCGGTGGAGTTTTTTGTGCATATAGCGCACAGCCGACCATTACTCGCTGCGTCGTCGAGGACAATCTGGCTGCGGGTCCCTGGCCGGCCCGCGACGGTGGTGGAATGTTGTTCGGCGGCTACACCGCATATACGGCCTACTCGGCATACACGACGTTCTTCAATCCCCTGGTGGCCGATTGCATCATCCGACGCAATGAAGCGGCAAACGCGGGTGGTGGTATCGCGGCTGTGGCGTCGTACGCATTTCAGATTACTCCCGAAGCAACGATCCAGCTTGATGTGGAATCCTGCGAGATCTATGAGAATGTCGCGAATGGTGAAGGTGGCGGTGGCCTCGCGGCCTATGGATACGGCAGTCTCCATGCCGTACTTAAGGTGAACAACTCCGATATTCACAATAATACGGCTGGGTTTTACGGAGGAGGGCTAATCGCGTTCACGAGCTACACAAGCTATATAACCAATTCGACGATTCGGAGTAACTCGGCAAGTGCAGGCGGTGGTGCACGCATAGGTAACACGGTGATTGAAAACTGCGTGATCTCCGGCAACAGTGCATACGAGGGTGGAGGCGCAGACGGATCATCGAATTCCACGATTCGCAACAGTCAGGTCACTGAAAACACCGCCATATACACAGGAGGCGGCCTCAGCCAATTTGACCGCGTCGAGACCTGCGAGATCACCAACAACGTCGCCAACCAACACGGCGGCGGCATCGCGAGGTCAAACGGGCTGATTCTTGGAAACGTCCTGTACGGCAACCTCGCCCAGGAGGCTGGCGGTGCCCTCTTCGACTGTAACGGACTTATCCTGCGCAATGACATCCGCGAGAACCAGGCATGGGAAGGTGCCGGCCTGTTCTCTTGTGACGGCGACATCCGCAACAATCTCGTGGTGGGCAACGCCGCGGGGCTGGCTGGCGGCGGCTTCCGCGCCTGTGCCGGTTTCATCAGACAGAACACCATTATGGACAACTGGGCAGGCTTCGCCGGCGGCGGCATCGCCGGCAGCTTCGCCCAGCTTAATGGCAACATCCTCTGGGGCAACGTCTCGATGTTGCTCGGCCCGCAACTCTACTTCTCCAGCACGCCGTCATATTCGATCATCCAGAACCACAACGGCAGCGGCGTTGGCAACCTCGCGCTTAATCCGTTGGTGGACGCAAACTACCGCCTGACTTCCAAGTCTCCTGGCATCGACGCCGGCGACCCGGCCTACGTCCCCTTGGAGGACGAATTGGACATCGACGGCGATGCTCGTGTGTTCAACGATCGCGTTGACATCGGCGTTGACGAATTTACCGGCGTGCCCTGTGTGCCCGGCGACTTCAACGGTGATGGGCTGGTGACGATGGATGACTTGCCCGGCATGGTCGCTGCACTCTGCGCACCAGCGGCGATGGATTGTATGCCAGGCGATATGAATCACGACGAACTCGTCAACGGTCTCGATATACAGTTCTTTGTCGACTGCATTTTGATGAAGTGA
- the folK gene encoding 2-amino-4-hydroxy-6-hydroxymethyldihydropteridine diphosphokinase has protein sequence MAFIGLGSNLGNREKNISAALNALEATREIDVVKTSALYETEPIGGPEGQGKYLNAVAQVRTTLTAHRLLHVCRRIEDSLQRQREVHHGPRTIDLDILAFDDEIHSTPELMIPHPLMHERRFVMEPLAEIAPDWVHPALDQNATELLARIGSGESPATDI, from the coding sequence ATCGCCTTCATCGGCCTGGGATCGAACCTGGGCAATCGCGAGAAAAACATCTCGGCGGCCCTGAACGCGCTGGAGGCCACGCGCGAAATAGACGTCGTGAAAACATCCGCCCTCTACGAGACGGAGCCGATCGGCGGCCCCGAGGGCCAGGGCAAGTACCTCAACGCCGTCGCACAGGTGCGCACGACGCTGACGGCCCATCGGCTGCTTCACGTCTGCCGGCGGATCGAGGACTCCCTCCAGCGCCAGCGCGAGGTGCATCACGGCCCGCGCACGATCGACCTGGACATTCTCGCGTTTGACGACGAGATTCATTCGACGCCGGAGCTGATGATCCCCCATCCGCTGATGCACGAGCGGCGGTTTGTCATGGAGCCGCTGGCCGAGATCGCGCCCGACTGGGTCCACCCCGCTCTCGACCAAAACGCGACCGAACTGTTGGCGCGGATCGGCAGCGGGGAATCTCCCGCCACGGATATTTGA